Part of the Melospiza georgiana isolate bMelGeo1 chromosome 17, bMelGeo1.pri, whole genome shotgun sequence genome, GCAGCTGCAGCCTTGGAGACGAGGAAGAGAGCCAAAATGATTGCTAGTCCCGAGGATTTTGAGTCTGTGTGGGAGGATGAGCTCTATGAGAAGGAAAGCAGGGGTGAGTCCAGCCCAGGGGAGGCACATCCACCCGCCGAGAATGCAGAGGGGGAGCCCCAAGAGCCGGGCAGAGGCGCAGCCAccagggagccagggctgcccaagCCCTGTCAGCAGCCTGAAGAGAGGCAAAGGACCAAGATTTTGGAgccagagcctccccagggaGAAGGTGAGGTGCTCTCCAAGGACCGTGCTTCTGCAGCCTTCAGGAAGCAGGAGGCCAGAGTGGCAGCCACGGCCCCAGAGGTCCTGAAAATTAAAGTGAAGGCTGGTGACGACAGTTCAGAGACTTCTGCAACCCAGAGGATCATCTACTTAGGAGATCCagagggggaggagaaggacagtAAAACACACCTGGTCTTGGACACTGTTGGGTGCCTTGGCTTGGAGGAGAGACCAGAAGCCCCAGTAAACACATCCAGGCAGGGATCCGAGCATGTCACACCTGTGGCAGAAGGGTTCCAAGCCCCCTCCTCAGCAAGTCACCAACACAGGACAGTGTCTGAAAAACCCACTGGAGCACCAGAGCCACGTGGGATGAGCTGTGATGGGACCAGCCTGGAGGGACATCCCCTCTCAGGGTGGgaagagctgtccctgcagccagagaaAGCACCTGGTGCTGGGGTGCCTGGAGGAGCATCCATGGAAAGTGAAGCCCTGCTGTGTTCCCAGGAGGTGGGACCAGAGGagatggagctgcagagctcgGTGGGAGGCTTGAAGCCATGTGGCCTGGCAGGGGATGgccccagggctgaggagcaCAGAGGGAGCCCAGAACAGTCCCCAGACatctgcccagccctggaggggctcTCGGGAAGGGTTGGAGCAGACAGTGACAGGGAGGAAAGTACCAGAGTGGTTCTTCAGATGGAAGAGATAGAGCCCAAGTCACCACCATCATCAGCTGGGTCTTGGCAGGGCCACACTCACACCacggggctggagagggacaaACCCagtgctcctgtccctccaccCCTTCCCCAGAAACCCAGGCCAGTCCCCGTGGAGCCATCTGCAGGTACGGAGCCATCTGCAGGTACGGAGCCTCCGGGCACAgacctgtccctgggcaccagccctgccagagagGTGGCCATGCCCGAGCGTGGGAGTCCCTCTAAGGAGGTGGCATTGCCCATGGGCACTAATCCTGAAGCTGAAGAGCAATCCCAAAATGTGGGATTTGCCTCATGGAAACCCTGTGAGGTGAAAAGTCCTGTTACAAGAGacccaccccaaaacacagaCCCTGCAGCAGAGTCAGTGCAGGTCAGAGACCTGGCCACCAGCGAGGTGGCCCAGGACATGGACACAGTGCAGAACAACAACGTGCCTGCCACTGAAGAGCCAGTGCAGGGAGAGAAGCCCATGATCAAAGAGCTCTTCCAGGGCTCAGGGTCAGGGAAGCCGACCAGAGATGAAGGTTCTGGGATGGAAGAACTGTCCCATGACAAAAGCCTTGGCATGGCTGAGGTGCCCCCTGAGGGAGAAGAAGCAGAACAGCAGACTGAGACAATCCTGAGGGACTTGCCCCTCCCCAATGCAGATCCCAAAGCACAAGAGCCACAGCAGGACTCAGAGTTCAGTGTTGGACAAGATCTGCAGAGTGGGAGCTGGAGAGTCCCAGAAAGCACCAGGGACAGTGACCTGGCTCCGGGGCAGCCACCACAGGATGACTCTGTCCCTAAAGCAGCTGCTGATGTCCCTCCCTTCCAGTCCCCTGCAGCAGGATTGTGCCAAGGAAGCGAGgcatcccagctctctgccGTGGTGAATGaaggcaggacagggcagtCAGGTGGTGAGACAcatccagcagggcctgggctgtCGGTGTgcatggctgggctggcaggagctgtggcccaCGAGCACAGGGATGCTGCCCTGGCCCCAGGAAGCCAGGAGGACAGCAAGAGCTACAGGGAAACTTCCGTGGCCTCCAAGATCAAGATGTTTGAGCAAGGTGAAGCGGAGCGAAGGGCGggccaggagggacaggagcacgTGCCTGAAGCTGAGACATTGGTGACAGCCACGGGGAAGGCAAATGTGGCCCAGGATCTGCCTTGGAGCACCGGCCTCGCCTCACCCTCTGCAGTGGGACCTGTGTCCAGCATGGGCTCCTTGGCCCTCGGGCAAGGGGCTGGTTCAGGAGGCACCTCCCAGCCTCAGTCCCTGAAGGAAGGAGTCTCTGCCGAGCCCGAGCACGAAGAAGACAGTGCCGAGCTGGCCTCGCCCGACTCCGGCTGTGAGCTCACCCTGGCCGAGGCCGTGGTAACCGCAGCGAGCCGTCCGGACGGGCCGTTCGTGCGCATGTTCTGTGGCTCTGCCCGTGTCCAGTGGCTCCTCACACTCCATTGACTGGCAGCAGGCGCTTTGCATCCCTGTCctctctgtctgtgtgtgtggtCAGGCTTCACTGGCTGCATGCGCAGCCGCTGCCCAGTCGGTTCATCAGCTTTTGTTTTGCGCCCCCCAACATTTTGGCTCCCTGGAGAATGCTGAACCCAGGAGGGGCACCCGAGCTCCGTGGCCGGGAGCAGGACAGGGCGCCGGGgggtggctggagcagctgggactgtCACGGACACGCGGCCCACGCTTCCAGCTTCACCCCTGCATTTCCTACGTTGGTTGATTACCCCTTCTTGCTTAGCTGCCACCCTTCCTGCCTTCAGCAAGCTGGTGGCCGGCTGATGGAGCAGCTTCCCTCGCTCTCGTGAGcgcctgagcagctcctgcagagttCATTTCCTTCCGACTAACCCTTTTCTCTAATCCAGAGCAAATCTCAGCAACCAAGTGGGGAAGAGAAGGATTTATGTGACCCATCAGTAAAATCCAGCCTGAAAGAAGAGAATGTAAAGGCTGCTGTTCCAGTGGTCTCGCAGGTCTCAGTGCTGTTTTGATAAGTGCTTCTCCCGGCAGTGTGAGCGCTCGCCCCGcggccagggctgtgctgcccctccGCTCCCCTTGCAGGGCTCTCTGTATGTATTGGTCAGACACACCCCCACACGTGTCTGCAGCGTGTTCCCCGGTGCTGCTGGACACCCTGTGTTTCGTCCATACCTCTCAACCTCCCACAGTGCCGAGGGAGGGGTGTGCCGGCAGGCCCGGCCCGTGGGGGATGGCCCTGGCTGTAACGCCTGGAGCAGAGGCCAGGAGGTGGGGTTTCCTCTGGCATCGATGAGCTTAGAGCTGTTCCTAAGGGACAACTGGGTGCAGATTTCCCATGGCTTCATGGCAAAGTGTGGCAATGGGACATGTCCCCTCCGATGGCAGAGTTGAGAGGTATGTCTGTGTCTGGAGAAGAGTGGATGGAGGGAGGTCATCCtttggctctggctgtgctgtcaATTACACTGACCAGGTCACCCTGAGACTCACCTGAGGCCTCTGGAGGGGCAGACTCACCCCGGGGCAGCTGTTGGGCTGGACCTCCCCCCAGGGTGATGCTTCACAGGATGCTCAGTGGAATTGGCTCATTCCTCCTCAGTGGAATTGGCACCTTCCTTTGCTTCTCCCTCACCGTGCCTGGCCGATGGGCCCTTTCCTTTCAaactcttctctctttctttcccttgtttgttttttttttgagtcaCTGACATCCGATAGCCCTTCGTCTGAGCTCTTTCTGAATGTCTCCTGTCAGACCCATTGTTTTGCATCCATCTGCTTCCACCGGTGCACTGAAGTGCCTCCAAGCTGGCCGAGCTTGTTTTTTGTCTGACCGAGCCTTTTTGAGATGATTCATTGCCAACAAACTTTTGGCACAATCCAATGGAGTCGCCTTCTCTCCCGCAGCAAAGCCACTGCTGTCAGAAAGGTTTCGGTCTCCATGCTTGAGTTGTGTTTGACTCTACTCTGTGATGTTTGCTgcagccttcctcctcctcctcctcctcctcgtgcTGCTGCCGTGTCCCgccggcgctgccccgcggTGCTCACGGCCCCGTCTCTCTCTCCACGATTGTGTCTCCCTCAGAGAGCGGGGGCGAGGGAGGGCCCCGAGGAGAGGGTGAAACCGCCCCGGCACAGGGCCCCCGAGAGCGACACCGGCGACGAGGAGCCCGACCAGGAGAAGGACTCGGTGTTCCTGAAGGACAACCACCTGGCCATCGAGCGCAAGTGCTCCAGCATCACCGTCAGCTCAACCTCCAGCCTGGAGGCAGAGGTGGACTTCACCGTCATCGGGGACTTCCACGGCACGGCCTTCGAGGACATCTCCCGCAGCCTGCCCGAGCTGGACAAGGACAAGAGCGAAACAGAAGATGAAGGCCTGGTTTCCTTGCAGCACGCTGACAAAGTAGTTCCTGGACTGGAAGAGGATGTCAAAGGCCGGGATAAggtctcccagcccagctcagatGTCTCCCAGGCAGAGGTACAGAGGGACACCATTCACTGAGACCGGCCCGGTGCCGTCGTGCCTCCGTGTCCCTCGTGCCTGCGTTGTGCTCCCGGCTGGTTTTGGGGAGCATGCTGGCTGCCACCCCTCGTTCCTGCCCGGTGCACGCTGTGTCTGTGTTGCATGGCTCTGTCGCGTGCTTGGTGCATCTGCTAACCAGGAGAAGTCACTGtcacctgtgtccctgtgtgtggctgccccagcacagcccacagcagcatGTGCGCCACAGGGAGGGCACGTGGCACTAACCATGGGAGCTGTCCTCGTGTCCTGCATGAATCCAGTGACCAGTCTGTGTAGTGCAGAGCCATGTGCTGCCCGCTAACCTCTCTGGTcatgctggggctgggggggattGGCCTCGTGGAACCGCCCTGGAGCTCATGGAGGGTcactctgtgctgggaggggtCATAGCAGGGCTAACAAAATtgcatgtgcatgtgtgtgggGCTGAGTGCACTCATGGGGATGGAACAGCATCTGTGTGGCCTTGTCtttgtgctgggcagggccatCTCTGGCCCTCCCACCTAGggcagcctccagccctgcaggtaaGTCCCCAGTGCTGGCCAGAGCTGCCGAGGTTAGTCCAGACCTAAAgccaggaaggagctgcagaattAGAGGGAGCTGTCTCTGAGCCAGCCTGGAAACCCTGGTGTGTAGCTGTGGCTGTGGGGGATCCACTCCAGGGCTGTTGGCTCACTGGAGCACTGGTGAAGCATCTCCCATGCAGGAgcccttggcagctccagtttcctgcagcagggcagtgctgccagcctgTGTCCATTCCCCCCAGGTTCTGACACCCCAGGTGTACCCAGAGCCACCAGGAGCTGGTACAGATCACAAAATGACTGCAGCATAGGCATGAAACTGGTTTGGTGGCTCTCACTTGGCTTTTGAAGACTAGTTTGTCCTTATCCATGGTGTCTATAAATCTATCCTAAaaatcccagggacagagcagcagggctgattTGGGGTGTGTGGGTCACAGGGCACTGTGGGTGGTGCCtgtctgcccagggcagcatcccagccctgcagtttGCCCAGGCAGGACTCAGTGTGACACTCATAGAACATTGTGTGCCATTGTGTGTGTGGCACCTGcgaaggagcagggcagggatgctttgccaggggctgctgcacaAGGAGCACAGAATTCGAgtggctgggctggaagggaccttaaaggtcatctctTTCCAGCATTGTGCCATGGACAGAGCACTCAGGACTGTTGGCATCgtgccccaggctctgctgactctctgctgttcctcctgcagccctcagcccccAAGGCAGACGCTGTGACTGTGAAGAAGCCTGAAGCAGAAGGCTCCGCTCCCCCTCGGGTCAGCGCCACAGACACGGCCCAGGTGACACGGTGGCTCCCCAGAGAGCCTGAGCCCTGAGGCTCCCCAAAGCCTCAGCCCACCAAAgcctgtccctggcagcagctctgggagggcaGTGGCTTTGTGGGGTGGTTGGGGGCCTCTGCTCACCCTTGGCGTGGTGAAGTCCTCCAAAAACACAAGCTAAAGGGATATTGTCTGAGTGTCCCTGGCCCCACCTGCCAtgctgctgggcagtgctggcacacaGGAACATCCCTAGTGGGTGACAGCCACCAGCTGGCTGTAGCTTCACTGCCCTCCCTGgcttcctctggcagcaggatATGGCCACATTGTCCCTGCAAGTGTCACCCACTCCCTGGTGGCACCTCCAGGCTCACCTGGTTTCCTTTGCCCTGGCAGGTGGACGGAGGCACCccgggcagcagggacagcaccaccaccagcagtggccaggctggcaccacAGAGACAGCGCTGGTGACCTCAGTAAGTGGGGCTGGCCCTCGAGGGAGGGGCAGCCACTGTCCCCTGCggtccctctgctcctgtgggaGTGACCGGggtcagctgtgctggggggaccctgccccactgggggtGTCTTTGGAGAGTGGCACCTGCCATGTTTGCCCCATGCCAACATGAGCCAACGTGCCATCTGCTCTTCTTACAGGATCACGGCACCAAGGCTGGCAAAGGGGCCGCTCCCACCACAGACCTTCGCTCCCTGTCACCGGTGAGGGGGGACCTGGTGCCACCAGCAAGGCCAAGCTGGGAAAGGCAACCCTGTGGGGCTGGAAGTGGGTGGGATTGGTCCCACTGGGCCCTATGCTGTGTTCCCAGGACTGGCACCCAGCTGATATGTTGGtacagggaagggaagaaggatGCTCAGAAGGTTGGGGAGCAAGAAGTCAGGAGGCCCCAAGCTGTGGGGTTCTTCCTATGCCAGATCCATACCTTGAGCATCTGCCTGAGGAGGATAATTCCCAAAAACACCCCAGTCCCTGCTGCATTGGGCTGAGATGCATTTAGCTCTAGGTGTCCTGTGGGGTCACCCAAGGCCACCCACAAAGTCTCCTGACTCCCAGTGGAGGTGGTGGCCACCAACCATCCTGCCCAACACAGCCCTTCCTCTGGAAAGGGATTTCTTACTCCACCCCTTCGTTTTGATGGAGTGCAGCCTGGCCAAACACCAGGTGCTGCCCCAGGCTCATCCTttgtgctgcagggagagcagccctggggctgaggtACCAGTGCATCCTTCCCAGCCTTCCCTTTGGCTTGCAAAGTGGGATGGACAGAGACAGAGGCAGCCTGAGAACTCTGTGCTAGAGTGGCCCTGAGGGTGGGTGGAGAAAAGCCAAAAGCAGCCATGATACCCTCTGCCCTCTGTAGCTGCTGTGGGCCTGGATACATGAGGAAACCTCTCCCTCGTCCCCCGAAGCTCTTGGTGCAGTTGGAAGCACAGCTCATTGCCTTTTTCCCTTGCTGtgctctcccctccctgctgggctgaggGGGTACATCCCAGAGGGAGGTCctggctggctggggctgggctgagctccccAGGAGCAGAAGGCTCTGGGATGTCCCCTGACCATGGTGTCCCCTGTTCGTGTCCCACAGATCTCGGGCGGCTCCGCTGGCAAGGAGGTGCTCACCAGCATATTCAGTGCCACTGCAGAAACACTCTCCACCTCCACCACCACCCACGTCACCAAggtgagagcagctccagggcttcCTGAAGGCCACTGGAATTAGGGGATGGGTGGATTTATGTTGTGCCAGGTACAGCAGAAAGGgcccctctccttccagcaAGCCAAGAGCTGAGTGCTGTCCCATGGAATGGCAATCCCACAGAGTGCTgtgtgccctgggtgctgcctgtgccatcCAGCCAGGTGTGACCacagcaggcaggcacagccaggggtgAGCATTCAGCCAGGGACAGGCCAGGGGTGGGAAGTGAAGGAGAcaaggctgcagcagagggtCTCACGCATGGCTCTTGCATCCCCAGATTAAATACACCCTTTTCTTCCAGGGAGCAAGGCACAGGATgggaggaaatggcctcaagttgtaccaggggaggtttagattggataaaagggaaaatttcctcacagaaagggtggtcaggcactggcacaggctgcccagggcagtggtgtgtgacagtgttcacaggggtcttaggatgagagaagagttgaggatctgactccatgtttcagaaggctgatttattattttatgatatatattacattaaaactatactaaaagaatagaagaaaggatttcatcagaaggctagctaagaatagagaaaaaaagaatgataacaaaggcttgtgtctgggacagagagtctgagccagctgggctgtgattggccattaattagaaacaaccccatgagaccaatcacagatgcacctgttgcattccacagcagcagataaccattggttacattttgttcctgaggcctctcagcttctcaggaggaaaaaatcctgaggaaaggatttttcatagaagatgtctgtgacagtggtgGAGTCCCATCTCTGGAGGGGTTTCAAAGATGTGTAGCTGTGCCACGTGGGGACATGGTCAGTGGTGGCTTTGGCAGTGTTAGGAAACAGTTGGGCTGGGTGATCTCAGAGAGCTTTGCCagcctcagtgattctgtggttctgtaaggacagcagcagctctgtgaaggagctgagcagcaggagggtgTTTGgcacctgccccagcccctctccttcccctggggctgctctgtgccttccTCCTCCCTGAGCCAGGGGCAGTGGGAGCTCTGCTGGATTACAGGGCACTTCTGAGGGGATGCTggtgctgttcctgctcctgtggcagagttccctcccctgcctggagctggctgctggggcagggctgagagctctcctctcctcaCGCAGACTGTGAAAGGAGGGTTCTCCGAGACCCGGATAGAGAAGCGCATCATCATCACGGGAGATGAAGATGTGGACCAGGACCAGGTAGGAGCAGGATGCTCTGCCTTTGCCCACttctggctgtccctggatgcagcactgcatgtTTCTGCTTCTGCCTGAACCTGTTTACTGCTTTTGGCCAAAACCTGACTGCCATGGGCCCAGACCTGTCCAGCAGGGTGGGTTCCCACAGGTGCAGTGACCCTTGGGCCATCTCCCACCATGAAGCCATGGCAAAGGCCACATCCCAGTACAGAACAGAGTGATGGAATCACTTTCTTACAGTCATAAACACATTTCTATGTGTCCTTTCTCTGTTGAAATACTCCAAAGTGACCCAGGTCACCTCTCTCTTCCAGCACTATCTCACTACAGATTGAGCCTCCAGGTGACGGTGCCTCAGTGTCAGAGGACAAAAGTGACACACTTTTGGGATGAAATCACAAAGACTGACACAAGTCTTTAGGTCCACAAGGTCACTTCCCTGTGGCCTCACAGGGATTCATTacttaagaaaaagaaataaagagataAAGTAATTAAAAggctctgaaataatttttagaatTATAATAATGAATTTGATAATTCCTGTAGATTTTTCTAGTGTTTTCCTCTGCCCAGGTTTCAGTAGCACATCTGTacagaaaaacagcagagaaaggcaGCTCGTGGGGGTTCTGAGTCATGGATGAATTCCCAATCATGCTGGATTCTCATGCTGGGCTTCAGCCTCttctgccaggctgctgtgggtTCAGCTGTGAACCCCTGCATTCCTATCCTCCTGGAATCCCACTCTGCTCCCTGGAatgctgctcagctgctttcTGGCTGCAGTCAGGGTGCCTGATTGCAGGAGAGGGAGGATAAATGCTCTCTCTCACCCTTCTGCTTTCCAGGCACTGGCTTTAGCAATCAAAGAGGCAAAACTCCAGCACCCTGACATGCTGGTAACCAAAGCTGTGGTGTACAGAGAAACAGAGCCCTCTCCAGAGGAAAGGGACAAGAAACCTCAGGTAGGTGGAGAAGCTGCCAGGTGTGATTTACTCCTGCTGGTGATGGCGGTGTCACAGGTCACGGTCTCTGGTCCCCACAGAGGGTGGCATGGTGGCTCTGGGCTCAGCCACCTGGTTGTGGTCAGGAAGTCACTACCATGCCACTGAAAGCAATGCTGTGGATGTCACCCTGctgtcctgctcagcacagggctcagAGGCATTTGATGTAAAAAGGAAAGGACCTGGAAAGGACCTGTTTATCCCCCTGAGGTGGGAAGGGAATGAGGGATCTCAGGTTTTTGGGTAGGCTGAGGCACTTGGCTACAGGTTATGCAAAGCCAAAGTATCAGAACAACATTGGCACAAATTATATTTGCTTTACAAAAACCGTACAGGCTTTCAGTCCCACTCATGCCCAGGTTTAGTTTTTATACACACAGgtgaaggcagcagcacacaaggtttgcacctccctgcagacaccccAAAGCTGTCACAGTCCCAGACACTTCTCCAGGGCTTGAACCTAGAGAAGCCCCCTTTGAACCCATTGCCCCTGTCAGCCTGGAgatgcagctcctctgggctggcacagccaccagagccctgtgtgggagcactggggacagaggtgcagaggagagggaacagttctgggggctctggcagagccaggctgcaggtgcCTTTGGAGAGGCTCCTCAGAACTGGGGTTTTCCATTGCTTTATCATATGAAGGTTCTGATTGGCAGCTTTTAAGCCTGGAAAAGTGGTCAGCAGTGCAGCTGGGGAGGCCATGAGAGGCTGGTGGAGCTGCCTCACCCTGTCCCACAGTACAAACGAGTCCAGACATTCCTGCATCCCATAGGATCCACCCAGTTTTAGTTGAATGGCTTAAAGTGAGGGAGTGACAGCTCCCCTCATGTCCTTCATgcaccagcaccagcccagTGCCTGAATTCCTGCTAATTACCAAAGCTCCTGCTAATTAAATGCAAACCGTGGCCCCAAGTGTTTGCAAAGTTTCTATCCAGTGCCCTCATCCAGAGAGGAGCCTCCATGGACTGGCACTCCATGACCTGGTCCTTTCCATCTGCCTTGCACAGGAATCTTGACCAACATGTTCCTGGAAGCCAACATCTGTATTCCAACCTGGAGAACAGGGGAGAAGGAGCCTTCATGCTGGATTTATCAGCAAGACATAGACATCCTGGCTGCAATGTTCATGGCAAGagacaaaaatttttaaaaaaggaatagcaaatatattatatatatatatacatacatacatatatatatatatatatatatataaacaggaaacaaaatgcATCCTTGCACTGCTGCTATATGCTGGAAACGAATAGCAAACAACACCACCAACAAACAAAGCCAACCCTCTGCAGATAAATTGAAGAATTTCCTGGATTGGTGATCaaatcagattttaaaagtcataataataacaataatctTGGTAACAATACAATAAGCCACCATCTTGCATGTTACATGAAAGGACACACAATCATGAGTTCATTTGTTGCACActgaatgaaaaggaaaactgcTTTGCAACAAAGCAAGTAAGCAAACTGAAGTAAAAAACCACAAGCAGAAGCAAAACCATTCCCCACCTctggaaagaagagagaaaaacattcAAGTTATGACCTTAGAGTTATTTTCCAATTCACAAGTGTCGTTTCGCCCTTCTCCTCATTCCATGctggttttttgcattttttggggGTTCTGTTAactcttccccttcccttccttaTCTTCTCTGTGCACTTGTCCAACCTCTTGTTCTCTGAAGGTATTTAGGAATGGGTTTCATTTCAAACAAAGCAAATGATATGTACATGGTTTCTCATCTCTGACGAGCAGCCTGTGGGGTTTCATATGGATGTGCATTTCAGTTCTGTATATTATTCTATATAacagagggggagggagggaacaATGCTGAAATAATTCAACAATGCTGGTACAGACGATGCCAACATGTTTAAATGGTTAACTCTTGGATTGACTGTGGTTGGTGTACTTGGAGACTCTTAGATCACCCGTGGGACTGTGAGTCCTGCAGGAAGGAATGGGAAAggttttggctgctgctggctgggggggaaggggagagggacagggacaggagtgtCCTGCTGGTGATGTGCAGTGTGTGGTGGTGAGGTTTGGAGGGGCAGCGTCAcctggaggggcagggaaggctccagctccaacagcaggaggggctcccagccccagagctcgGGCTCAGCTGGGAGcgaggtgggagctgcagggctcgGGGCTcccctgcaggagccctgcccCTGCGTGGGGTgggtttgctttgtttctggATCCCAATAATGGACGTACTTGAGTTTTGTAGTAGGGTCAGAGGCAGAGGGGCTGCTTGTGCCCTGCCTCCCCCACTGCCAGGGGTGTGATGGCAAAGGCTGGGGACAGCgctggcagcgctgccctctctgccaggggatgggcagtgcagggagcgtgctgtgcccatccctgcagtgtccccagcgtgccaggctggatgggggaGCCCAGGAGGTGTCagtggagctgctcccagctcagccttcaGCCGAGGCTCCTCCGGGGCTGCCTTTGGAAGGGGACCGTGGGCCAAGCCCAGGGCCCCGAACACTGTGAACAGGCAGTTCAGGTAGGCTCCCAACCAAAatcagaaaggaaaggaaagaaatgggtTTCCTTCTTGGAATTATGTCTAGCTCCTACAGAAACAGAAGGGCCCATGATTCTGCACCATTTTGCCTTTAGTCTCCCACCCCTGacacaggctgtgcccaggaccgggtgtgctgtgccaggccctgccagggctcgcAGGATGCCCGAGCAGGAGCTCCTGAGCCACGAGGACGCcgtgggcagcccctgctcccacctgcactgcccagcagggagctgctccctggcagctgctccccagtGACTCTGTTCTCTGGCAGAGAGGCGTggaaggcaggagcacaggggctgctgccagtgcccatgCCCAGGTGCCAGCCACACACCtccagggagcacagccccagcctcacAGCACTTAGGGCAGCTGCAAAGAGGCTCCTTTTGTCTCCTTTGTTTTCCCAATGCACCCAAGCCAGCCGTGCCCAAcagaggcactgccaggggtggtGGAGGGTGTTCACCATGGCACAGTTCAGGGTCAGAGCCCACCTGGCTGGGGCACCTCCACAGCCCAGCCgaggctgctgtgagcctgcaGAGTTGCTCTCAGCGT contains:
- the EPB41L1 gene encoding band 4.1-like protein 1 isoform X1, translated to MTTETGPGSEVRNAQEDAPQQQLEAAAQGPTAAPSPAGRDTDPNEKLGAQPDTRNMEPGTDMEDKDYSETDGLSDKTTPSKTQKSPQKTTKKVKSALCRVTLLDASEYECEVEKHARGQVLFDLVCEHLNLLEKDYFGLTFCDSDSQKNWLDPSKEIKKQIRSGPWNFAFTVKFYPPDPAQLTEDITRYYLCLQLRADIITGRLPCSFVTHALLGSYAVQAELGDHDTEEHVGNYVSELRFAPNQTRELEERIMELHKTYRGMTPGEAEIHFLENAKKLSMYGVDLHHAKDSEGIDIMLGVCANGLLIYRDRLRINRFAWPKILKISYKRSNFYIKIRPGEYEQFESTIGFKLPNHRSAKRLWKVCIEHHTFFRLVSPEPPPKGFLVMGSKFRYSGRTQAQTRQASALIDRPAPFFERSSSKRYTMSRSLDGEFSRPASVSENHDAGPEGEKQDEDGEFGSRRRSETEDEEVTTPTKIKELKPEHETTPRHKQEFLDKPEDVLLKHQASINELKRTLKEPNSKLVHRDRDRRLPSSPASSSPKHEDETPKGTPEKATETMEEDTLEDFASEHGASLSMESFTQKSLVSSPEGSEHWVFIEREAPRLEAVALRKTLRAKTEEARAGTSEGSTSGSLTKVVVTVGKAKDGAGQEEPAAAALETRKRAKMIASPEDFESVWEDELYEKESRGESSPGEAHPPAENAEGEPQEPGRGAATREPGLPKPCQQPEERQRTKILEPEPPQGEGEVLSKDRASAAFRKQEARVAATAPEVLKIKVKAGDDSSETSATQRIIYLGDPEGEEKDSKTHLVLDTVGCLGLEERPEAPVNTSRQGSEHVTPVAEGFQAPSSASHQHRTVSEKPTGAPEPRGMSCDGTSLEGHPLSGWEELSLQPEKAPGAGVPGGASMESEALLCSQEVGPEEMELQSSVGGLKPCGLAGDGPRAEEHRGSPEQSPDICPALEGLSGRVGADSDREESTRVVLQMEEIEPKSPPSSAGSWQGHTHTTGLERDKPSAPVPPPLPQKPRPVPVEPSAGTEPSAGTEPPGTDLSLGTSPAREVAMPERGSPSKEVALPMGTNPEAEEQSQNVGFASWKPCEVKSPVTRDPPQNTDPAAESVQVRDLATSEVAQDMDTVQNNNVPATEEPVQGEKPMIKELFQGSGSGKPTRDEGSGMEELSHDKSLGMAEVPPEGEEAEQQTETILRDLPLPNADPKAQEPQQDSEFSVGQDLQSGSWRVPESTRDSDLAPGQPPQDDSVPKAAADVPPFQSPAAGLCQGSEASQLSAVVNEGRTGQSGGETHPAGPGLSVCMAGLAGAVAHEHRDAALAPGSQEDSKSYRETSVASKIKMFEQGEAERRAGQEGQEHVPEAETLVTATGKANVAQDLPWSTGLASPSAVGPVSSMGSLALGQGAGSGGTSQPQSLKEGVSAEPEHEEDSAELASPDSGCELTLAEAVSKSQQPSGEEKDLCDPSVKSSLKEENVKAAVPVVSQRAGAREGPEERVKPPRHRAPESDTGDEEPDQEKDSVFLKDNHLAIERKCSSITVSSTSSLEAEVDFTVIGDFHGTAFEDISRSLPELDKDKSETEDEGLVSLQHADKVVPGLEEDVKGRDKVSQPSSDVSQAEPSAPKADAVTVKKPEAEGSAPPRVSATDTAQVDGGTPGSRDSTTTSSGQAGTTETALVTSDHGTKAGKGAAPTTDLRSLSPISGGSAGKEVLTSIFSATAETLSTSTTTHVTKTVKGGFSETRIEKRIIITGDEDVDQDQALALAIKEAKLQHPDMLVTKAVVYRETEPSPEERDKKPQES